A window of Bradyrhizobium sp. AZCC 1610 contains these coding sequences:
- a CDS encoding DUF6719 family protein: MTTKAARSLALPAGVALWLLTSPALAQVASREQDIIDLRLGQRVLVDDGSCPAGQIKEVQGSQMTTSGVLRTRKCIPRLGTKKR; encoded by the coding sequence ATGACGACAAAGGCTGCCCGATCGCTTGCCCTGCCCGCCGGCGTCGCGCTGTGGCTCCTTACGAGTCCCGCCCTAGCCCAGGTGGCCTCGCGCGAGCAGGACATTATCGACCTGCGGCTCGGCCAGCGCGTGCTGGTCGACGATGGGTCGTGCCCTGCCGGACAGATCAAGGAGGTCCAGGGCTCGCAGATGACCACCTCGGGCGTGCTGCGCACCCGCAAATGCATTCCGAGGCTCGGAACGAAGAAGCGATAG
- the pdxR gene encoding MocR-like pyridoxine biosynthesis transcription factor PdxR translates to MRKIPTNSPPSRRKAELALDLSGPHVTPGASSQHRLYQALCHAITGGIAKPGEPLPPQRTLAKQTGFRRNAVTSAYERLIADGFAVATVGSGTFVAARIPTRASDARKTKIAIEAPQQGPLALGCTHIDERALQRFRSFAGRRLRAFGTEHLQYGDPRGSRELRAAIADHLLSARGLRCDPDQIMLTSGTQHSLRIVLGAILKPGDQIWCEDPGYPAARRAIGHYGLRPVSVPVDASGMIVARGRALAPSAGAAYVTPSHQFPLGVQMSMPRRLELLEWARDAGAFVIEDDYDSEFRYDGAPLLSLAGIDHLSRVIYMGTFAKTLFPGLRIGYCALPERLVGPVATARAALDRFPGTLLEGAVADMLNSGAFAANLRNVRGIYREARDFLASTLSAASDGQLSVPVPSQGLHLVARFDPSTDPRVAAKAKADAGVAGWLLAETCFRARPLPGFVLGFAGHPIPQLIASAERLAEASLAALRANRKANSGTGVRRLKSATGP, encoded by the coding sequence ATGCGAAAAATTCCGACCAATTCTCCGCCGTCGCGACGCAAGGCCGAGCTGGCGCTCGACCTTTCCGGTCCGCACGTGACGCCGGGCGCCTCCTCGCAGCACCGGCTCTATCAGGCGCTCTGCCACGCCATAACGGGCGGGATCGCAAAACCGGGAGAGCCGCTGCCGCCGCAGCGTACGCTTGCAAAACAGACCGGCTTTCGCCGCAACGCCGTCACCTCGGCCTATGAGCGGCTGATCGCGGACGGCTTTGCTGTGGCGACCGTCGGCTCCGGTACGTTCGTCGCCGCGCGCATTCCGACCCGCGCCAGCGACGCGCGCAAGACCAAGATCGCGATCGAGGCGCCGCAGCAAGGCCCGCTGGCGCTCGGCTGCACCCATATCGATGAAAGGGCACTGCAGCGCTTCAGGTCGTTTGCCGGCCGCCGCCTGCGCGCCTTCGGCACCGAGCACCTTCAGTACGGCGACCCGCGGGGCAGCCGCGAACTCCGCGCCGCGATTGCCGATCACCTGTTGTCGGCGCGCGGGCTGCGCTGCGATCCGGACCAGATCATGCTGACGTCGGGAACGCAGCATAGCTTGAGGATCGTGCTGGGCGCGATTCTCAAGCCCGGCGATCAAATCTGGTGCGAGGATCCCGGCTATCCCGCCGCGCGAAGAGCGATCGGGCATTATGGCCTGCGCCCCGTCTCCGTGCCGGTCGACGCCTCAGGCATGATCGTGGCCAGGGGCCGGGCCCTCGCACCGTCGGCGGGCGCGGCGTATGTGACGCCATCGCACCAGTTTCCGCTCGGCGTGCAGATGTCGATGCCGCGGCGGCTGGAATTGCTCGAATGGGCAAGGGATGCCGGCGCCTTCGTGATCGAGGACGATTACGACAGCGAATTTCGATACGACGGTGCGCCATTGCTGTCGCTCGCCGGCATCGATCACCTCTCGCGCGTCATCTACATGGGCACGTTTGCAAAGACACTGTTTCCCGGATTGCGCATCGGCTACTGCGCGCTGCCCGAACGGCTGGTCGGGCCGGTGGCGACGGCCCGCGCCGCGCTCGACCGCTTTCCCGGCACGCTATTGGAGGGCGCGGTCGCAGACATGCTGAATTCGGGCGCGTTCGCGGCAAACCTGCGCAATGTGCGCGGGATCTATCGCGAAGCGCGCGACTTCCTGGCTTCGACGTTGTCGGCAGCATCGGACGGACAGCTATCGGTACCGGTACCCTCGCAGGGGCTGCATCTGGTCGCGCGGTTCGATCCATCGACTGATCCGCGCGTCGCAGCGAAGGCAAAGGCCGATGCCGGCGTCGCGGGCTGGCTCTTGGCAGAAACCTGTTTTCGCGCGCGCCCGCTACCGGGCTTCGTCCTCGGCTTTGCCGGCCATCCGATCCCGCAACTGATTGCATCGGCCGAAAGACTGGCGGAGGCATCGCTGGCTGCCCTGCGGGCAAACCGCAAAGCGAACAGCGGAACCGGCGTACGAAGGCTGAAGTCCGCGACAGGGCCGTAG
- a CDS encoding pyridoxamine 5'-phosphate oxidase family protein, whose product MHERGSYDRATIHSLLDASMLCHVSYVVDGQPYCTPTFFWREGSRLYWHGSSASRMLRNQSGGQRVCLTVAHLDSLVLARCGFNHSADYRAVMAFGTAYLVGDEAEKERALVAMVDRFFPDRTASLRQSTVQEIKATSVIAMEIEQASAKIRSKGVADDDEDYELPIYAERIPVRTVLGAPEPCPRLLDGVERPASLRGYSEGRLLEDALRDAHFAHYTGG is encoded by the coding sequence ATGCATGAGCGCGGCTCTTACGACCGAGCGACGATTCACAGCCTGCTCGATGCTTCGATGCTCTGCCACGTTTCCTACGTGGTCGACGGCCAACCCTACTGCACGCCGACCTTCTTCTGGCGGGAGGGAAGCCGGCTGTACTGGCATGGCAGCAGCGCCAGCCGTATGCTGAGGAACCAGTCCGGCGGCCAGCGGGTCTGCCTCACGGTCGCGCACCTCGATAGCCTCGTGCTGGCGCGTTGCGGCTTCAATCATTCGGCGGATTACCGCGCCGTGATGGCCTTCGGCACGGCCTACCTCGTAGGCGATGAGGCGGAGAAGGAGCGCGCGCTGGTTGCCATGGTCGACCGCTTCTTTCCGGATCGGACCGCGAGTCTGCGGCAAAGCACGGTACAGGAGATCAAGGCGACGTCGGTGATTGCGATGGAAATCGAGCAGGCGTCCGCCAAGATCAGGTCGAAGGGCGTCGCCGACGACGACGAGGACTACGAATTGCCCATCTATGCCGAGCGCATTCCGGTGCGCACCGTGCTGGGCGCGCCCGAACCCTGTCCGCGGCTTCTCGATGGTGTCGAGCGTCCGGCGTCGCTGCGTGGCTATTCGGAAGGCCGCCTGCTCGAAGATGCATTGCGGGATGCACATTTTGCGCATTACACGGGCGGCTGA
- a CDS encoding ArgE/DapE family deacylase, translating to MTADTQQKILDAVDAGFDAQLATTRDFVAIPSTRGAEGPCQDMIGDLLRQRGYEVDDWHIDVGDLKDLRGFGPIEHDFSKARTVVGTYRPSNNAGKSLILQGHCDVVPAGPLDMWETPPFSPVVKDGKMYGRGACDMKSGTIGALYALDAIKAAGLRPTARIHFQSVIEEESTGVGALSTLQRGYRADACFIPEPTGETMVRSQVGVIWFRLKVRGFPVHVFEAGAGANAIMAAYHLIHALQKLEADWNERAKADRHFQAVAHPLNFNPGIIKGGDWASSVPAWCDVDCRIAILPGWSIAECQKEILACVSAAARDHRFLSNNPPQVEWSGFLSEGYELTNSAEPEAAFAKAFGAIYGGTVPDRAFTALTDTRFYGLNYNIPSLCFGATGAAMHGFNEYVELESLRKSTKATALFIAEWCGVERV from the coding sequence ATGACTGCCGATACGCAACAAAAAATCCTCGACGCCGTCGACGCCGGCTTTGATGCGCAACTGGCCACGACGCGGGATTTCGTTGCGATTCCTTCGACCCGCGGCGCCGAAGGGCCGTGCCAGGACATGATCGGCGACCTCCTGCGCCAGCGCGGCTATGAGGTCGACGACTGGCATATCGACGTCGGGGATTTGAAGGATCTGCGTGGCTTCGGCCCGATCGAGCACGACTTCTCCAAAGCGCGCACCGTGGTCGGCACTTACCGGCCGTCGAACAACGCCGGCAAATCGCTGATCCTGCAGGGCCACTGTGACGTCGTGCCGGCCGGCCCCCTCGATATGTGGGAGACGCCGCCGTTCTCGCCCGTGGTGAAAGACGGAAAAATGTATGGCCGCGGCGCCTGCGACATGAAGTCCGGCACCATCGGCGCGCTCTATGCGCTGGATGCGATCAAGGCCGCAGGGCTGCGTCCCACAGCGCGCATCCACTTCCAGTCCGTGATCGAGGAAGAGAGCACCGGCGTCGGCGCGCTGTCGACCTTGCAGCGCGGCTACCGCGCGGACGCCTGCTTCATCCCGGAGCCGACCGGCGAGACGATGGTGCGCTCGCAGGTCGGCGTGATCTGGTTTCGCCTGAAGGTGCGCGGCTTCCCGGTGCATGTGTTCGAGGCCGGCGCCGGCGCCAACGCGATCATGGCGGCGTATCATCTGATTCATGCGCTGCAAAAGCTCGAGGCCGACTGGAACGAGCGCGCCAAGGCCGATCGTCACTTCCAGGCGGTCGCCCATCCGCTGAACTTCAATCCCGGCATCATCAAGGGCGGCGACTGGGCTTCCAGCGTGCCGGCCTGGTGTGACGTCGATTGCCGCATCGCCATCCTGCCGGGCTGGTCGATCGCCGAATGCCAGAAGGAGATTTTGGCCTGCGTGTCGGCGGCCGCACGCGACCATCGCTTTCTCTCCAACAACCCGCCGCAGGTCGAGTGGTCGGGCTTCCTGTCGGAGGGCTACGAGCTGACGAATTCCGCCGAGCCGGAAGCCGCATTTGCAAAAGCGTTTGGCGCAATCTATGGCGGCACGGTGCCCGACCGCGCGTTCACCGCGCTGACCGATACGCGGTTCTACGGCCTGAACTACAACATCCCGAGCCTCTGCTTCGGCGCGACAGGCGCGGCGATGCACGGCTTCAACGAATATGTCGAACTGGAGTCGCTGCGGAAGTCGACCAAAGCGACCGCGCTGTTCATCGCGGAATGGTGCGGGGTGGAGAGGGTGTAG
- a CDS encoding cobalamin-binding protein, with product MRQFPPRRIVCLTEETVETLYLLGEQDRIVGVSGYAVRPPQVRREKPRVSAFISADIPKILALEPDLVLAFSDLQAGIVADLVRAGVAIHVFNQRDIAGIFAMIRTLGAIVGAAERADQLATGFEARLAHIAATPRLSPKPKVYFEEWDDPLISGIGWVSELIEIAGGDDALPKLRFQQAAKDRIIAPDVVREAAPDVILASWCGKKVVPDRIRQRPGWSDIPAVRNNRIVEIKSTIILQPGPAALTDGLDAIVKALWPEQP from the coding sequence ATGCGCCAGTTCCCACCTCGCCGGATCGTCTGCCTGACCGAAGAGACCGTCGAGACGCTGTATCTGCTCGGCGAGCAGGACCGCATCGTCGGCGTCTCCGGCTATGCGGTGCGGCCGCCACAAGTGCGCCGCGAGAAGCCGCGGGTTTCCGCCTTCATCTCCGCGGACATTCCGAAGATTTTGGCGCTCGAGCCCGATCTCGTGCTGGCCTTCTCCGACCTGCAGGCTGGCATCGTCGCCGATCTCGTGCGCGCGGGCGTCGCCATTCACGTCTTCAACCAGCGCGACATTGCGGGCATTTTCGCGATGATCCGCACGCTCGGCGCCATTGTCGGTGCGGCGGAGCGGGCTGATCAGCTCGCGACCGGATTCGAAGCTCGCCTCGCGCATATCGCGGCAACGCCCCGCCTCTCACCCAAGCCGAAGGTGTATTTCGAGGAATGGGACGATCCGCTGATCTCCGGCATCGGCTGGGTATCCGAACTGATCGAGATCGCCGGCGGCGACGACGCGCTGCCGAAGCTGCGGTTTCAGCAGGCGGCCAAGGACCGGATCATTGCGCCCGACGTGGTCCGCGAGGCCGCCCCGGACGTGATCCTCGCGTCATGGTGCGGCAAGAAGGTGGTGCCCGATCGCATCCGACAGCGTCCCGGCTGGAGCGATATCCCGGCGGTGCGCAACAACCGCATCGTCGAGATCAAATCGACGATCATCCTGCAGCCGGGACCGGCGGCGCTAACGGATGGGCTGGATGCGATCGTGAAGGCGTTGTGGCCGGAGCAGCCGTGA
- a CDS encoding PaaI family thioesterase, translated as MTPLEKIQSMKMPFAELKGVTFTEAGMDRVVAKMLVRPDLCTLRNTIHGGAIMAFADSVGAAATVINLPADAKGTTTIESKTNFIGGAKEGSTVIATATPVHRGRRTQVWQTRLETEDGKLVAIVTQTQMVL; from the coding sequence ATGACGCCGCTTGAGAAAATCCAGTCGATGAAGATGCCGTTTGCCGAATTGAAGGGGGTGACCTTCACGGAAGCCGGTATGGATCGGGTGGTGGCCAAGATGCTGGTGCGGCCGGACCTCTGCACGCTGCGGAACACGATTCACGGCGGCGCGATCATGGCATTCGCGGATTCGGTCGGCGCTGCGGCAACCGTCATCAACCTGCCCGCCGACGCCAAGGGCACCACGACGATCGAGAGCAAGACCAATTTCATCGGCGGCGCCAAGGAAGGGTCGACCGTGATCGCCACCGCCACGCCGGTGCATCGGGGACGCCGCACTCAGGTCTGGCAGACCCGGCTGGAAACCGAGGACGGCAAGCTGGTGGCGATCGTGACCCAGACGCAGATGGTGCTGTAG
- a CDS encoding phenylacetaldoxime dehydratase family protein encodes MESAIPEHLQTVRTRHRRVGDDYAPPYPSFVARHRPSVTRVVMAYFGVQSRGTLNAAAEQALARLASDFATADGPAYWDRASYVDEAGFTNIVTVAYWDDRQKFDRWFPAARERWTGDQRINSGFGTFIEALYPSVEGYETLFSSLGRPEGVAVLADGMSGEILEHAYWGGMRDRIPLSQISEMAPSGSARAIRDGACIRIIPHDNLCLIRSGQDWGDTEAAERKMYLGDVEPVLREGMDFLRDQGRSIGCYANRYMTVIGPDGATTEKSYGMSWWKSLSALERWAESHPAHVKIFGAAMKYLSTLGPAAKLRLYHEVTVAGADEQLFEYVDCHPKTGMLNAVQTVDAA; translated from the coding sequence ATGGAATCCGCGATCCCGGAGCATCTGCAAACCGTACGAACGCGTCACCGCCGGGTCGGCGACGATTATGCGCCGCCCTACCCGTCCTTCGTGGCGCGACACAGGCCAAGCGTGACGCGGGTGGTAATGGCCTATTTCGGCGTCCAATCCCGCGGCACGCTCAACGCCGCCGCGGAACAGGCGTTGGCGCGGCTCGCTTCGGATTTCGCAACGGCCGATGGTCCGGCGTATTGGGACCGCGCGAGCTATGTCGACGAAGCCGGTTTCACCAACATTGTCACGGTGGCCTATTGGGACGACCGGCAAAAATTCGACCGCTGGTTTCCGGCCGCGCGAGAGCGCTGGACCGGCGACCAGCGGATCAACAGCGGGTTCGGGACCTTCATCGAAGCGCTTTACCCGTCCGTGGAAGGCTATGAGACGTTGTTCTCTTCCCTCGGAAGGCCCGAAGGCGTCGCCGTTCTGGCCGACGGCATGAGCGGTGAGATCTTGGAGCACGCCTATTGGGGCGGCATGCGCGATCGCATCCCGTTGTCCCAGATCAGCGAGATGGCGCCTTCAGGCTCCGCACGCGCGATCCGCGACGGCGCGTGCATCCGGATCATCCCGCATGACAACCTCTGCCTGATCCGGTCGGGTCAGGATTGGGGCGATACCGAAGCCGCCGAGCGCAAGATGTACCTTGGCGATGTCGAGCCGGTGCTGCGCGAAGGCATGGATTTCCTGCGCGACCAAGGACGTTCGATTGGCTGCTACGCCAACCGTTACATGACGGTCATTGGCCCCGACGGCGCGACGACGGAGAAATCCTACGGCATGAGCTGGTGGAAAAGCCTGTCGGCGCTGGAGCGCTGGGCGGAATCGCACCCGGCCCACGTCAAGATTTTCGGCGCCGCCATGAAATATCTGTCGACCCTGGGGCCGGCCGCAAAACTGCGGCTCTACCACGAGGTCACCGTCGCCGGCGCCGACGAACAGCTTTTCGAATACGTGGATTGTCATCCGAAAACCGGGATGCTGAACGCGGTGCAGACGGTGGACGCGGCGTAA
- a CDS encoding carbon-nitrogen hydrolase family protein, translated as MGLVHQKYKVAVVQAAPVFLDLDATVDKTIALIEEASAQGAKLIAFPETFIPGYPWQIWLGAPAWAIGRGFVQRYFDNSLAFDSPQAEKIRQAVKRAKLTAVLGLSERDGGSLYIAQWLIGPDGETIARRRKLRPTHAERTVFGEGDGSDLAVHDRADVGRLGALCCWEHLQPLSKYAMYAQNEQVHVGAWPSFSLYDPFAHALGHEVNNAASKVYAVEGSCFFLGPCAVVSQAMIEELCDSPEKHAFLHVGGGHAVIYGPDGSSLAEKLPPDQEGILYADIDLGMIGVAKNAADPAGHYSRPDVTRLLLNTTRANRVEHFSLPVDAEVMSEIRLQA; from the coding sequence ATGGGTCTGGTTCATCAGAAGTACAAGGTGGCGGTGGTTCAGGCGGCGCCGGTCTTTCTCGACCTCGATGCAACCGTGGACAAGACCATCGCGCTGATCGAGGAAGCTTCCGCGCAAGGCGCCAAGCTGATCGCGTTTCCTGAAACCTTCATTCCCGGATATCCGTGGCAGATCTGGCTTGGCGCGCCCGCCTGGGCGATCGGCCGCGGCTTTGTGCAGCGCTACTTCGACAACTCGCTCGCCTTCGACAGCCCGCAGGCGGAAAAGATCCGCCAAGCCGTCAAGCGCGCCAAGCTGACCGCCGTGCTCGGGCTGTCCGAACGCGACGGTGGCAGCCTCTATATTGCGCAATGGCTGATCGGACCCGACGGCGAAACCATCGCCAGGCGCCGGAAACTGCGTCCGACCCATGCCGAACGCACTGTGTTCGGCGAAGGCGACGGCAGCGACCTCGCGGTCCACGACCGCGCCGACGTCGGACGGCTCGGCGCGCTGTGCTGCTGGGAGCACCTGCAGCCGCTGTCGAAATACGCGATGTACGCCCAGAACGAACAGGTGCATGTCGGCGCCTGGCCGAGTTTTTCGCTGTACGACCCGTTCGCGCATGCGCTCGGCCATGAGGTCAACAACGCCGCCAGCAAGGTCTATGCGGTCGAAGGCTCGTGCTTCTTCCTCGGTCCCTGCGCTGTCGTCTCGCAGGCAATGATCGAGGAGCTCTGCGATTCCCCCGAAAAACATGCCTTCCTGCATGTCGGCGGCGGCCACGCCGTGATCTACGGGCCGGACGGCAGTTCGCTTGCCGAGAAGCTGCCGCCCGACCAGGAAGGCATTTTGTACGCCGACATCGATCTCGGCATGATCGGCGTGGCGAAGAACGCCGCCGATCCGGCCGGGCATTATTCGAGGCCGGACGTGACGCGGCTATTGCTCAACACCACACGCGCCAACCGCGTCGAGCATTTCTCGCTTCCCGTCGATGCCGAGGTCATGAGCGAAATCAGGCTGCAGGCCTGA
- a CDS encoding helix-turn-helix domain-containing protein, translating to MAVVLDTSSCLPERRLAVWQDIVCDTFVGLDCKSDMRGAFWGAVSQSRIGQVALTQVDSTAQRVFRTPSRIARASEDYVLMALGNNGVNGVFQDGREAIVSAGQFVIYDTTRPYELRFADSFSQTIFQMPRKLLQQRVGSFDALTATTFAGDRPLERLTYDFARNVSRTIELVAPAAASRLLDQALDLLAMTLADRLHARLPDQSVHRSALLYRLKNHILAHLADPELSLPRAAAATGISPRYASDLMAAEQTSFRGYVQTQRLERCKRDLADPAHQARHIGEIAFAWGFNDLAHFSRIFKQRFGASPREWRERPRQ from the coding sequence GTGGCTGTCGTGCTCGACACGAGTTCGTGCCTTCCGGAGCGCCGGCTTGCGGTGTGGCAGGACATCGTCTGCGACACCTTCGTCGGGTTAGACTGCAAATCTGACATGCGCGGCGCGTTCTGGGGCGCGGTGTCGCAATCCAGAATCGGGCAGGTCGCGCTCACGCAGGTCGATTCCACCGCCCAGCGGGTATTCCGCACGCCGTCGCGAATAGCCCGCGCCAGCGAAGATTACGTGCTGATGGCGCTCGGCAACAACGGCGTGAATGGCGTCTTCCAGGACGGCCGCGAGGCCATCGTCTCCGCCGGACAATTCGTCATTTACGACACCACCCGCCCCTACGAGCTGCGCTTCGCCGACAGCTTTTCGCAGACGATCTTCCAGATGCCGCGCAAGCTGCTGCAACAGCGCGTCGGCTCGTTCGATGCTTTGACCGCGACCACGTTCGCAGGCGATCGTCCGCTCGAACGGCTGACCTATGATTTCGCGCGCAATGTGAGCCGGACGATCGAGCTGGTCGCTCCCGCGGCCGCTAGCCGCCTGCTCGACCAGGCGCTCGACCTGCTCGCGATGACGCTGGCCGACCGGCTGCACGCGCGCCTGCCGGACCAGTCGGTCCATCGCTCGGCGCTGCTCTATCGCCTCAAGAATCATATCCTGGCGCATCTCGCCGATCCGGAATTATCGCTGCCGCGCGCTGCGGCGGCGACAGGAATCTCGCCGCGTTACGCCAGCGATCTGATGGCCGCCGAACAGACCTCGTTCCGCGGCTACGTCCAGACGCAACGGCTGGAGCGCTGCAAGCGCGATCTTGCCGATCCTGCGCACCAGGCCCGGCACATCGGCGAGATCGCCTTCGCGTGGGGCTTTAACGACCTCGCCCATTTCAGCCGCATCTTCAAGCAGCGGTTCGGCGCCTCGCCACGCGAATGGCGCGAGCGGCCGCGCCAATAA
- a CDS encoding GNAT family N-acetyltransferase: protein MYLTVIAAALANSSVRTLSQQEELPLLRDHLLRLDRNSRRDRFHGFMDDSFIERYAEKCANDGTTIIAFFENGEVRGAAELHPPDHSPDSLPEIAFSVEASVRRRGVGSILFRKLITEARAKGYRSLRITTGAQNEAMRKLASKFGAQLVFRHGESTGTIDLTKQDHTELATTWADSAVNAARTAANFNRAYWRMLLRMYGWGRAA, encoded by the coding sequence ATGTACCTCACTGTGATTGCGGCCGCGCTCGCCAATAGTAGCGTGCGCACGCTCAGCCAGCAGGAAGAATTGCCGCTGTTGCGCGATCACCTGCTGCGGCTCGACCGCAATAGCCGCCGCGACCGCTTCCATGGTTTCATGGACGACAGCTTCATCGAGCGCTACGCCGAGAAATGCGCCAATGACGGCACGACCATTATTGCCTTCTTTGAAAACGGCGAGGTTCGGGGCGCGGCGGAACTGCATCCGCCGGACCACTCACCGGATTCGCTCCCCGAGATCGCCTTCAGCGTCGAAGCATCGGTGCGGCGGCGGGGCGTCGGCAGCATCCTGTTCCGCAAGCTGATCACGGAGGCGCGCGCCAAGGGCTACAGGAGCCTGCGGATCACTACCGGCGCGCAGAACGAGGCGATGCGGAAGCTCGCCAGCAAGTTCGGCGCGCAGCTTGTGTTCCGCCATGGCGAATCCACCGGCACCATCGATCTGACGAAACAGGATCACACAGAACTCGCGACCACCTGGGCGGATAGCGCGGTGAATGCCGCCCGCACGGCCGCGAACTTCAACCGTGCTTATTGGCGGATGCTGCTTCGGATGTATGGCTGGGGCCGCGCCGCCTGA
- a CDS encoding putative quinol monooxygenase, which translates to MIVVTGSVTARADSFDEVRKLSLEHVRRSRTEPGCISHAVHVDCENPMRLVFFEQWADRAALLAHFAVPASRDFVRSLRALAESATTIELYDATRLEKL; encoded by the coding sequence ATGATCGTGGTGACCGGCAGCGTGACGGCCCGTGCGGACAGCTTTGACGAGGTGCGGAAACTGAGTCTCGAGCATGTCCGGCGTTCGCGCACCGAGCCCGGCTGCATCTCGCATGCCGTGCATGTCGATTGTGAAAACCCGATGCGGCTGGTGTTTTTCGAGCAATGGGCCGATCGCGCCGCCTTGCTGGCGCATTTTGCCGTCCCCGCCTCGCGCGATTTCGTTCGATCGCTGCGGGCCCTTGCGGAAAGCGCCACCACCATCGAACTGTATGACGCTACCCGGCTGGAGAAATTGTAG
- a CDS encoding DUF2161 domain-containing phosphodiesterase — translation METALYLPVKRFLEKLGFTVKGEVGGCDLVALSGDDPPIVVIGELKLAFNLELILQAVDRAGAADEVWLAAKLSARGKGRESDARYRNLCRRLGFGMLAVTNTGDVEVIVQPATAAPRRNPKKRSRLVAEHQKRKGDPVLGGSTRAPIMTAYRQQALACASALSGGPRRVRDLRVDIPDAGKILLHNVYGWFDRAERGIYVLTDAGHAALKRWPQQPLDLSATAS, via the coding sequence TTGGAAACCGCGCTATATCTTCCCGTCAAACGCTTCCTCGAAAAGCTCGGCTTCACCGTCAAGGGCGAGGTCGGGGGCTGCGATCTGGTGGCGCTGAGCGGCGATGATCCGCCGATCGTGGTGATCGGCGAACTGAAGCTTGCCTTCAATCTGGAACTGATCCTGCAGGCGGTCGATCGCGCAGGCGCCGCCGACGAGGTCTGGCTCGCGGCCAAATTATCTGCCCGCGGCAAGGGCCGCGAGAGCGACGCGCGCTATCGCAATCTCTGCCGCCGCCTGGGTTTTGGCATGCTGGCGGTCACCAACACGGGCGATGTCGAGGTGATCGTCCAGCCTGCAACGGCAGCCCCTCGCCGCAATCCAAAAAAGCGGTCGCGGCTGGTCGCCGAACATCAGAAGCGCAAGGGCGATCCTGTCCTGGGCGGCTCGACGCGCGCGCCGATCATGACGGCCTACCGCCAGCAGGCGCTGGCCTGCGCCTCGGCACTATCAGGCGGGCCGCGCCGCGTCAGGGATTTGCGCGTGGATATTCCCGACGCCGGAAAGATTCTGCTGCACAACGTCTATGGCTGGTTCGACCGCGCCGAGCGCGGCATCTACGTGCTGACGGACGCCGGACATGCCGCGTTGAAACGCTGGCCGCAACAGCCGCTGGATCTGAGCGCCACGGCATCATAA
- a CDS encoding GrlR family regulatory protein: MLQGLYKFRFTTERGEGSGVMFATAGGRLYGGDSGSSFVGHFAEAEGVISVECMMSRHYHDPGYVPMFGVDNIAMNFTGVRRGEEVHFEGGSAALPGVRFTTVLTPINDADAPPPGAVGPDGIGNGLYSIHIRMLDGIDAGNTGVMLLQDGRIRGGDAFFDYIGGLLGGERQMEGRTRQPRAYALQE, encoded by the coding sequence GTGCTGCAGGGTCTGTACAAATTCCGTTTCACGACGGAGCGCGGGGAAGGTTCCGGCGTGATGTTCGCGACCGCGGGCGGCAGGCTCTATGGCGGCGATTCCGGCTCTTCATTCGTCGGCCATTTTGCCGAGGCCGAAGGCGTCATCTCCGTCGAATGCATGATGTCGCGCCATTACCACGATCCCGGATATGTCCCGATGTTCGGCGTCGACAATATTGCGATGAATTTCACCGGCGTGCGCCGCGGAGAGGAAGTTCATTTCGAGGGTGGCAGCGCGGCCTTGCCGGGAGTCCGGTTCACAACCGTTCTGACCCCAATCAACGATGCCGACGCTCCGCCGCCCGGTGCGGTCGGCCCTGACGGGATCGGCAACGGGCTCTATTCCATCCACATCCGCATGCTCGACGGTATCGATGCCGGCAACACCGGTGTCATGCTGCTGCAAGACGGCCGCATCAGGGGCGGCGACGCGTTCTTCGACTATATCGGCGGCCTACTCGGCGGCGAACGGCAGATGGAAGGGCGAACTCGTCAACCGCGAGCATACGCCCTCCAGGAGTGA